The following coding sequences are from one Luteolibacter yonseiensis window:
- a CDS encoding molybdopterin-dependent oxidoreductase, with product MSDTPSAIAELKLPKDLAAEKGMVNVQIDGVWHQFPKGTRMIEACRQAQVTVPHYCYHPKLSSPGNCRMCLVQMGMPPRPAPGQEPVRDENGYEIIGWMPRPVIACANTVGENMGIRTRGELVEKCREGVMEFLLINHPLDCPICDQAGECRLQEQSVQHGRGVSRFIDMKVKKPKNVDIGPRIRLDDERCIMCSRCIRFMDEVAGDPVLGFTQRGTHTTLTVHPGRLLDSNYSLNTADICPVGALTSNDFRFQMRVWFLKETPSIDVNCGTGSNITIWTRGNKVHRITPRLNNDVNSAWMPDSHRLNFHHIDSDARLTEPLARGAGSSTFAQTSWSAAIAESASRLKSTPVGQTAIIASGRMTNEELFLTRALAAELNTSLLALIPRSGEADALLVAADRNPNTVGAKLILGTETPYSGLAFIRDGVRDGSIKSLIVLGEDVVTDAGFTAEDLGKLDFLLQTSTLANPTAESAHIVLPSATFAEKRGSMVNLSGRLQRLNRAVEPPAQAHDDWEILRDLLLALSGGKNEAHLIEDIFKAIAQNVPAFNGLTLSKIGHQGTQITETGYEIPLLKNERARKAAGLING from the coding sequence ATGAGCGACACACCTTCGGCGATTGCGGAACTGAAACTGCCTAAAGACCTTGCTGCCGAGAAAGGCATGGTCAACGTCCAGATTGACGGCGTATGGCATCAGTTTCCCAAAGGAACTCGGATGATTGAAGCCTGCCGCCAGGCACAGGTCACCGTCCCCCATTATTGTTACCATCCCAAGCTTTCCTCCCCGGGAAACTGCCGGATGTGTCTTGTCCAGATGGGCATGCCGCCCCGTCCCGCCCCCGGTCAGGAGCCGGTCCGGGATGAAAATGGCTACGAAATCATCGGCTGGATGCCACGCCCCGTCATCGCTTGTGCGAATACCGTGGGCGAAAACATGGGAATCCGCACCAGAGGCGAACTAGTGGAAAAATGCCGCGAGGGCGTGATGGAATTCCTCCTCATCAACCACCCTCTCGACTGTCCGATCTGTGACCAGGCCGGCGAATGCCGCCTTCAGGAACAATCCGTGCAACACGGCCGCGGTGTCTCCCGCTTCATCGACATGAAGGTGAAAAAGCCGAAAAACGTCGATATCGGCCCCCGCATCCGCCTCGACGACGAGCGCTGCATCATGTGCAGCCGCTGCATCCGCTTCATGGACGAGGTCGCCGGTGATCCGGTGCTCGGCTTCACCCAGCGTGGCACGCACACCACCTTGACCGTCCATCCGGGCCGTCTGCTGGACTCGAACTACTCTCTCAATACCGCCGACATCTGTCCGGTCGGCGCGCTGACCTCCAATGATTTCCGCTTCCAGATGCGTGTCTGGTTCCTCAAGGAAACGCCGAGCATCGACGTGAACTGCGGCACCGGCAGCAACATCACCATCTGGACCCGTGGAAACAAGGTCCACCGCATCACCCCGCGTCTGAACAACGACGTGAACTCCGCATGGATGCCGGATTCACATCGCTTGAATTTCCATCACATCGACAGCGACGCCCGCCTGACCGAACCGCTCGCCCGTGGTGCCGGGTCTTCCACCTTCGCCCAGACTTCCTGGTCCGCCGCCATCGCGGAAAGCGCCAGCCGCTTGAAATCCACACCTGTGGGCCAGACCGCCATCATCGCCTCCGGCCGCATGACCAACGAGGAACTCTTCCTCACCCGGGCTCTCGCCGCGGAACTCAACACCAGCCTTCTCGCCCTGATCCCCCGCTCCGGCGAGGCGGACGCCTTGCTCGTCGCTGCGGACCGCAACCCGAACACGGTCGGTGCGAAACTGATCCTCGGCACCGAAACCCCTTACTCCGGCCTCGCCTTCATCCGTGACGGAGTGCGCGACGGTTCCATCAAGTCATTGATCGTTCTCGGCGAGGACGTCGTCACCGACGCGGGATTCACCGCCGAGGACCTCGGGAAACTCGATTTCCTCCTGCAAACCAGCACCCTCGCCAATCCAACCGCCGAGAGCGCCCACATCGTCCTGCCTTCCGCAACCTTCGCGGAAAAACGCGGCTCCATGGTCAACCTCTCCGGCCGTCTCCAGCGCCTCAACCGCGCCGTCGAACCTCCCGCCCAGGCCCATGACGATTGGGAAATCCTCCGCGATCTCCTGCTTGCCCTTTCCGGCGGGAAAAACGAGGCCCACCTCATCGAGGATATCTTCAAGGCCATCGCGCAGAACGTGCCCGCATTCAACGGACTCACTCTTTCCAAGATCGGCCACCAAGGCACGCAAATCACCGAAACGGGTTACGAAATCCCACTCCTGAAGAACGAACGCGCCCGCAAGGCCGCCGGACTCATCAACGGTTGA
- a CDS encoding complex I subunit 1/NuoH family protein: protein MPDIVFQLAIIITKIVVLTFMVVLPLVPVSVYFERRFSAVIQDRVGPNRVGIPFTLLGFKNDFHLFGLVQPIADGLKLFLKEDFTPEHVRKAFYWMAPALTVVPALITVCVVPFGSPITLFGHTEKLVIADLDIGPLFVFSVASLSVYGITLAGWASNSKFPFIGGVRSTAQMISYEIALGLSIIPVLMFYGDLNLSKIVQYQADNGWLLLPFWKNGQIGLPDLTTALFWFPAAIAFLIFTISIFAETNRMPFDLPECETELVGGYHTEYSSMKFAMFFMGEYAAMVIGSALIVTLFLGGWSIGFGIDAHVAKLHIGDIYFGGLIHLGCFLTKLIGFILFFILVRWTVPRFRYDQLMKLGWVVFFEAALINVFLGALILAAPDLAGVIIAVGAVLLLVVTGAVIWVAKVSEERPKVLRA from the coding sequence ATGCCGGACATTGTATTCCAACTCGCCATCATCATCACCAAGATCGTCGTCCTGACGTTCATGGTCGTGTTGCCTCTGGTTCCCGTTTCCGTTTATTTCGAACGGAGGTTTTCCGCGGTCATCCAGGACCGGGTGGGACCGAACCGGGTCGGCATTCCGTTCACGCTGCTGGGCTTCAAGAACGATTTCCACTTGTTCGGTCTGGTTCAGCCGATTGCCGACGGCTTGAAGCTTTTCCTGAAGGAAGATTTCACCCCCGAGCACGTCCGCAAGGCATTCTACTGGATGGCTCCGGCTCTGACGGTCGTTCCCGCGTTGATCACGGTCTGTGTGGTGCCGTTCGGCTCGCCGATCACCCTTTTCGGTCACACCGAGAAACTCGTCATCGCGGATCTCGATATCGGACCGTTGTTTGTTTTCTCCGTCGCCTCGCTTTCCGTTTATGGAATCACCCTCGCCGGCTGGGCATCGAACTCGAAGTTTCCCTTCATCGGCGGCGTGCGTTCGACGGCGCAGATGATTTCCTATGAAATCGCTCTCGGCCTTTCCATCATCCCGGTGCTGATGTTCTACGGAGACCTGAACCTCAGCAAGATCGTGCAATACCAGGCGGACAACGGCTGGTTGCTGCTGCCCTTCTGGAAAAACGGTCAGATCGGCCTGCCGGATCTCACCACCGCACTCTTCTGGTTCCCTGCCGCGATCGCCTTCCTCATTTTCACCATCTCGATCTTCGCGGAAACGAACCGCATGCCGTTCGACCTCCCCGAGTGCGAAACCGAACTCGTCGGTGGTTATCACACCGAATATTCCTCGATGAAGTTCGCGATGTTCTTCATGGGCGAATATGCCGCGATGGTCATCGGCTCCGCGCTCATCGTGACGCTTTTCCTCGGCGGCTGGTCGATCGGCTTCGGAATCGACGCCCATGTCGCGAAGCTGCACATCGGCGACATCTACTTCGGCGGACTGATCCACCTCGGTTGTTTCCTGACGAAACTGATCGGCTTCATCCTCTTCTTCATCCTCGTGCGCTGGACGGTGCCCCGGTTCCGCTATGACCAGCTGATGAAGCTCGGCTGGGTCGTGTTCTTCGAAGCCGCGCTCATCAACGTCTTCCTCGGCGCCCTCATCCTGGCGGCACCGGATCTCGCGGGAGTCATCATCGCCGTCGGCGCGGTGCTCCTTCTCGTCGTTACCGGAGCGGTGATCTGGGTCGCGAAAGTTTCCGAAGAACGCCCGAAAGTCCTGCGCGCCTAA
- a CDS encoding 4Fe-4S dicluster domain-containing protein produces MAVVKLQRPKLNFGEKIYFGALIKGFFLTMTHAVKTLRGKSAGSKELASSGLGVTMQFPEQRWDSHMPDYYRGAPTLVTDEQGRERCVSCQLCEFICPPKAIKIKPSEIPSDDPWAKVEKRPLEFDIDMIRCIYCGMCEEVCPEQAIFLRKDYLITGLKRADMVHDKTKLYEIGGTRVGLVNKWNELK; encoded by the coding sequence ATGGCCGTCGTCAAACTCCAGCGCCCGAAGCTCAACTTCGGTGAGAAAATCTACTTCGGAGCCCTCATCAAGGGTTTCTTCCTCACCATGACCCACGCGGTGAAAACACTGCGGGGGAAATCCGCGGGTTCCAAGGAACTCGCTTCCTCCGGCCTCGGAGTGACCATGCAGTTCCCCGAGCAGCGCTGGGACTCGCACATGCCGGATTACTACCGCGGCGCGCCGACACTCGTCACCGACGAGCAGGGCCGCGAACGCTGTGTGTCCTGCCAGCTCTGCGAATTCATCTGCCCGCCGAAGGCGATCAAGATCAAGCCATCCGAAATCCCTTCCGACGATCCATGGGCGAAGGTCGAGAAGCGTCCCTTGGAATTCGACATCGACATGATCCGCTGCATCTACTGCGGCATGTGCGAGGAAGTCTGCCCCGAGCAGGCCATCTTCCTCCGCAAGGACTACCTCATCACCGGCCTCAAGCGCGCCGACATGGTGCACGACAAGACGAAACTCTACGAGATCGGCGGCACCCGCGTCGGCCTCGTGAACAAGTGGAACGAGCTGAAATGA
- a CDS encoding NADH-quinone oxidoreductase subunit J family protein: MPSYLFWLFSTVMLIGGTAVVAFRNPVSSALSVVTCFVGLAGLFIGLSAFFVGVIQILVYTGAVMVLFLFIIMLLDLKDEEKPAKPLLPIAAGIALVAAFMVQLVGILFRSPNKIAPLLDETTLASAAKGFDKGSKIATTLHDGKLPDVHLIGHTLFTEYNFPLQVLGVLLLVATVGVVVLSKRQAE, encoded by the coding sequence ATGCCCAGCTACCTCTTCTGGCTCTTTTCCACCGTCATGCTCATCGGCGGCACGGCGGTCGTCGCGTTCCGCAATCCGGTGTCCAGCGCGCTCTCCGTGGTCACCTGTTTCGTCGGACTCGCCGGGCTGTTCATCGGACTCAGCGCGTTCTTCGTCGGAGTCATCCAGATCCTCGTCTATACCGGTGCTGTGATGGTGCTGTTCCTCTTCATCATCATGCTGCTGGACCTCAAGGATGAGGAAAAACCGGCGAAGCCCCTGCTCCCCATCGCTGCCGGCATCGCGCTGGTGGCGGCGTTCATGGTGCAGCTCGTCGGCATCCTGTTCCGCTCGCCGAACAAGATCGCCCCGTTGCTGGATGAGACAACCCTCGCCTCCGCGGCCAAGGGATTCGACAAGGGAAGCAAAATCGCGACCACGCTGCATGATGGCAAGCTTCCCGATGTCCATCTCATCGGCCACACGCTTTTCACCGAATACAATTTCCCGCTGCAGGTCCTCGGCGTGCTTCTCCTCGTCGCCACCGTCGGTGTCGTCGTCCTCTCCAAACGCCAGGCGGAATGA
- the nuoK gene encoding NADH-quinone oxidoreductase subunit NuoK — protein MATLNDYLLVSGLLFAIGLAGVVLRRNIIIVFMCLELMLSAANLTLVAFSRFNTTANGLPDYNGQMLVFFVITVAAAEVAVGLAIIVALYRARQTIHTDELTSLKG, from the coding sequence ATGGCTACCTTAAACGACTATCTTCTCGTCTCCGGCCTGCTCTTCGCCATCGGCCTCGCCGGCGTGGTGCTCCGCCGGAACATCATCATCGTCTTCATGTGTCTCGAGCTCATGCTCAGCGCGGCGAACCTGACGCTGGTCGCCTTCTCCCGTTTCAACACCACGGCGAACGGACTCCCCGACTACAACGGCCAGATGCTCGTCTTCTTCGTCATCACCGTGGCCGCTGCGGAAGTCGCCGTCGGCCTCGCCATCATCGTCGCCCTCTACCGCGCCCGCCAGACCATCCACACCGACGAACTCACCTCGCTGAAAGGCTGA
- the nuoL gene encoding NADH-quinone oxidoreductase subunit L has product MTLPWILLFLPLVVAAANQLALRKTGLAPLVSTASAVATFIIALVLLKQTGTTAFPWATIGDFSVEIGIKLDKLSTGMMIVVTGIGMLVHIFSLAYMKEDEAKARYFTGLSLFMFSMTGIVLANNFIMTFIFWELVGLSSYLLIGHWYQKDSAADAAKKAFLANRVGDFGFMIGILMLWGITGALSFDAMAEGVKTFQGANPAIFAGVLSTALLCVFCGAVGKSAQLPLHVWLPDAMEGPTPVSALIHAATMVAAGVYMLFRVQLSLDLDHEVLAGLFSSQVIAWVGGITSLAAALMATQQDDIKKILAYSTLSQLGYMVMAVGLVSGEAGMFHLFTHAWFKALLFLGSGAIIYACHHEQDIWKMGGLLKKMPITGITFAIGTAALIAVPFVTSGFYSKEEILGAAYHGNKALFGIAVFVAFLTTFYMTRAYVVTFLGKPRDEHGAGHAHEVGPLMFVPLLILAGMAIGSAFLTAPLNAIDPRHGGHEHAEGHYIILGASIASLVLGLAAGFVLYNGKDKDPVSIPLFKNRFYIDGIYDNFIVRYFQDAFAAIIAFFDELLINGLLVGGLSRAAESTGNIFRKVQSGSLQGYAFAFGLGVILVVYFTAF; this is encoded by the coding sequence ATGACCCTACCCTGGATCCTACTTTTCCTGCCACTCGTCGTTGCGGCGGCGAACCAACTGGCGCTGCGCAAAACAGGACTCGCACCGCTGGTCTCCACCGCCTCCGCCGTGGCGACATTCATCATCGCGCTGGTCCTGCTCAAGCAAACCGGCACCACGGCGTTTCCCTGGGCGACGATCGGGGACTTCTCGGTGGAGATCGGCATCAAGCTGGACAAGCTCTCGACCGGCATGATGATCGTCGTGACGGGCATCGGGATGCTGGTGCACATCTTCTCGCTGGCCTACATGAAGGAGGATGAGGCGAAGGCGCGCTACTTCACCGGGCTCTCGCTTTTCATGTTCTCGATGACGGGCATCGTGCTCGCGAACAACTTCATCATGACCTTCATCTTCTGGGAGCTGGTCGGACTCAGCTCCTACCTGCTCATCGGCCACTGGTACCAGAAGGACTCCGCCGCGGATGCCGCGAAAAAGGCCTTCCTCGCGAACCGTGTGGGTGACTTCGGTTTCATGATCGGCATCCTGATGCTGTGGGGCATCACCGGAGCACTTTCCTTCGATGCGATGGCCGAAGGGGTGAAGACCTTCCAAGGCGCCAATCCCGCAATTTTCGCAGGCGTGCTTTCGACCGCCCTGCTGTGTGTCTTCTGCGGCGCCGTCGGCAAATCCGCCCAGCTTCCGCTCCACGTCTGGCTGCCGGACGCCATGGAGGGTCCGACGCCCGTTTCCGCCCTGATCCACGCCGCGACCATGGTCGCCGCCGGGGTTTACATGCTGTTCCGCGTGCAGCTCTCGCTCGATCTCGACCACGAGGTGCTCGCCGGTCTTTTCTCCAGCCAGGTCATCGCCTGGGTCGGTGGCATCACCTCGCTGGCCGCCGCGCTGATGGCCACACAGCAGGACGACATCAAGAAGATCCTCGCCTATTCCACCCTCTCCCAGCTCGGCTACATGGTGATGGCCGTCGGCCTTGTCTCCGGTGAGGCGGGCATGTTCCACCTTTTCACCCACGCATGGTTCAAGGCCCTCCTCTTCCTTGGCTCCGGTGCGATCATCTACGCCTGCCACCACGAACAGGACATCTGGAAAATGGGTGGCCTGCTCAAGAAGATGCCGATCACCGGCATCACCTTCGCCATCGGCACCGCGGCCCTGATCGCCGTCCCCTTCGTCACCTCCGGATTCTACTCGAAGGAGGAAATCCTTGGCGCCGCCTACCACGGGAACAAGGCGCTCTTCGGCATCGCCGTGTTCGTGGCGTTCCTCACCACCTTCTACATGACGCGCGCCTACGTCGTGACATTCCTCGGCAAGCCGCGTGACGAACACGGAGCGGGCCACGCCCACGAAGTCGGCCCGCTGATGTTCGTCCCGCTCCTCATTCTCGCCGGCATGGCGATCGGCTCCGCCTTCCTCACAGCCCCCCTCAACGCCATCGACCCGCGCCACGGCGGCCACGAGCATGCGGAAGGCCACTACATCATCCTCGGAGCTTCCATCGCCTCCCTGGTCCTCGGCCTTGCCGCGGGTTTCGTCCTCTACAATGGCAAGGACAAGGATCCGGTCTCCATCCCGCTCTTCAAGAACCGCTTCTACATCGACGGCATCTACGACAACTTCATCGTCCGCTACTTCCAGGACGCGTTCGCCGCCATCATCGCGTTTTTCGACGAACTCCTCATCAACGGCCTGCTCGTAGGCGGCCTCAGCCGTGCGGCGGAGTCCACAGGCAACATCTTCCGCAAGGTCCAGTCCGGCAGCCTGCAGGGATATGCCTTCGCTTTCGGCCTCGGTGTCATCCTCGTCGTCTACTTCACCGCGTTCTGA
- a CDS encoding complex I subunit 4 family protein: MLALLVFLPILAFIAILLGAPARLTALGASVANLVLGLAAVLTWKNEGLWSSSLNVLEKPALHLSFGFVDGMSVIMVLLSVIVTVAAVLSGKAPERKEKLYFGSSLLISAGAIGAFAARDLFFFFAFHELALIPTFLMIGILGRGDRRTAAWKITIYLGLGSMVLLAGLVWLANLTGSYDIPTMLANKALVPASAQTGIAALLLVGFGTLISLFPFHSWAAPAYASAPAPVAMLHAGVLKKFGLYGLLRLAVPLAPEGLQHWLTPLLVLLLGNVLWVGWVTISQKRLDLMLGNSSVMHMGYIFLAIAALIAFPENPLARSAAIVLMFAHGISIALLFGLADRIERNTGTLDLEDLGGLAKSAPGLAFLFGIAAMASIGLPGLANFSGEVLVFLSAFKGYDPAAGLGPVQIACILSIWGVVISAVYMLRAYRNIFHGPTVKTTSSATDISCLDRVPALLLIIALFAVGLCPNLLLNLLK, from the coding sequence ATGCTCGCCCTTCTCGTCTTCCTTCCCATCCTCGCATTCATAGCGATCCTTCTCGGAGCTCCCGCGCGGCTGACCGCCCTCGGTGCCTCGGTCGCCAATCTGGTGCTGGGTCTCGCCGCCGTCCTCACATGGAAAAACGAAGGACTGTGGTCATCCTCGCTGAATGTTTTGGAAAAGCCCGCGCTGCATCTCAGCTTCGGTTTCGTCGACGGGATGAGTGTCATCATGGTCCTCCTTTCCGTCATCGTGACGGTGGCGGCCGTGCTCTCCGGCAAGGCTCCGGAGCGTAAGGAAAAGCTCTACTTCGGCTCGTCCCTTCTCATCTCCGCCGGAGCCATCGGTGCTTTCGCCGCCAGGGACCTCTTCTTCTTCTTCGCCTTCCACGAGCTCGCGCTCATTCCGACCTTCCTGATGATCGGCATTCTGGGTCGTGGCGACCGTCGTACCGCCGCTTGGAAGATCACCATCTACCTCGGCCTCGGCTCCATGGTCCTGCTCGCGGGTCTGGTGTGGCTCGCCAATCTGACGGGCAGCTATGACATTCCGACGATGCTGGCGAACAAGGCGCTCGTTCCAGCCTCCGCGCAGACAGGTATCGCCGCCCTGCTTCTTGTCGGTTTCGGCACGCTCATCTCGCTTTTCCCCTTCCACTCGTGGGCGGCCCCGGCATACGCCAGCGCCCCCGCTCCCGTCGCCATGCTGCACGCCGGAGTCCTGAAAAAATTCGGTCTCTACGGCCTGCTCCGCCTTGCTGTCCCCCTAGCACCGGAAGGTCTGCAACACTGGCTGACTCCGCTTCTCGTCCTGCTGCTGGGCAATGTGCTCTGGGTCGGCTGGGTGACCATCTCCCAAAAACGCCTCGACCTCATGCTCGGCAATTCTTCCGTCATGCACATGGGCTACATCTTCCTCGCCATCGCCGCGTTGATCGCGTTTCCGGAAAATCCTCTCGCCCGCTCCGCCGCCATCGTCCTGATGTTCGCCCACGGCATCTCCATCGCCCTGCTCTTCGGCCTCGCCGACCGCATCGAGCGGAACACCGGCACGCTCGATCTGGAAGACCTCGGAGGTCTTGCAAAATCCGCCCCCGGCCTGGCCTTCCTCTTCGGCATCGCCGCCATGGCCTCCATCGGTCTTCCCGGCCTTGCGAATTTCTCCGGCGAGGTGCTCGTTTTCCTCTCCGCCTTCAAGGGCTACGATCCCGCCGCAGGACTCGGCCCGGTTCAGATCGCCTGCATCCTTTCCATCTGGGGCGTGGTCATATCCGCCGTTTACATGCTCCGCGCCTACCGGAACATTTTCCACGGACCGACGGTGAAAACCACCTCCTCCGCGACGGATATCAGCTGCCTTGACCGCGTTCCGGCACTGCTGCTCATCATAGCCCTTTTCGCCGTGGGCCTCTGCCCGAACCTGCTTCTCAACCTTTTGAAGTAA
- a CDS encoding NADH-quinone oxidoreductase subunit N yields MPAFILEILTVFLGVFLLMAEAFLPGKNKSWVGIAAVFGLTFILGLTFVAVGPSEKIEAGWVDYPLWNFYNFDSLAKFYKIFALLTTILVLLLAVDYRKILARFTEGPESENGTGEYYALPIFACAGMMWLASARDLAGAFVALELVTVTFYILVAYMRRNVGSLEAGVKYLILGALSTGFLVYGIAWVYGSLGTMSLPEIATRLDTPHTTFSVASLLFGIALVLVGLGFKIGAVPMQVWIPDVYQGAPTPTTAFLSVGSKAAGFILTIRFLEPFLNSEITRVPVLAILLIMACATLLFGNLAAIPQTNFKRLLAYSSIAHAGFLILALAAWAPETANSEGSIKVVSFYLATYLLMTLGVFFVLSQIRIQRDGEEISNFNGLGKTNPQLALMLTVLLAALAGVPLTAGFLGKFMVFSLAVDAGLWWGVGVAFIAAAAGFYYYFSVIRAIWWMAAEDEKAIVLPKATKICVATLSLAVLVLGVFPQPIWALLR; encoded by the coding sequence ATGCCTGCGTTCATTCTCGAAATCCTCACCGTTTTCCTCGGCGTCTTCCTGCTGATGGCGGAAGCGTTCCTGCCCGGCAAAAACAAATCCTGGGTCGGCATCGCCGCGGTCTTCGGACTCACCTTCATCCTGGGCCTCACCTTCGTCGCCGTCGGTCCATCCGAGAAAATCGAGGCGGGCTGGGTGGACTACCCGCTGTGGAACTTCTACAACTTCGACAGCCTCGCGAAATTCTACAAGATCTTCGCCCTTCTCACCACCATCCTCGTGCTGCTCCTCGCGGTGGACTACCGGAAGATCCTCGCACGCTTCACCGAAGGACCCGAATCCGAAAACGGAACCGGAGAATACTACGCGCTTCCGATCTTCGCCTGTGCCGGGATGATGTGGCTCGCCTCCGCCCGTGACCTCGCGGGTGCCTTCGTCGCGCTGGAACTCGTCACCGTCACATTCTACATTCTGGTCGCCTACATGCGCCGGAACGTCGGTTCGCTGGAGGCTGGTGTGAAATACCTCATCCTCGGAGCACTCAGCACCGGATTCCTCGTTTACGGCATCGCATGGGTATACGGTTCGCTCGGCACCATGAGCCTGCCGGAAATCGCCACCCGCCTCGACACACCGCACACGACCTTCTCCGTGGCGTCGCTGCTCTTCGGCATCGCCCTCGTGCTCGTCGGCCTCGGTTTCAAGATCGGCGCCGTCCCCATGCAGGTCTGGATTCCGGACGTCTATCAAGGCGCTCCCACCCCGACCACCGCTTTCCTCTCCGTCGGATCGAAGGCGGCGGGCTTCATCCTCACCATCCGTTTCCTGGAGCCATTCCTGAACAGCGAGATCACCCGCGTCCCCGTGCTCGCCATCCTGCTCATCATGGCCTGCGCCACCCTGCTTTTCGGCAATCTCGCCGCCATCCCGCAGACGAACTTCAAGCGCCTGCTCGCCTATTCCTCGATCGCCCACGCGGGTTTCCTCATTCTCGCATTGGCCGCATGGGCGCCTGAAACGGCGAACTCGGAAGGTTCCATCAAGGTAGTCTCCTTCTACCTCGCCACCTACCTGTTGATGACCCTCGGCGTCTTCTTCGTACTTTCCCAAATCCGCATCCAGCGCGATGGCGAGGAGATCTCGAACTTCAACGGTCTTGGAAAAACCAATCCGCAGCTCGCGCTGATGCTGACCGTCCTGCTCGCGGCCCTCGCCGGGGTTCCTCTGACCGCAGGTTTCCTCGGAAAATTCATGGTTTTCTCCCTCGCGGTCGATGCCGGCCTCTGGTGGGGAGTGGGCGTTGCCTTCATCGCGGCAGCCGCCGGATTCTACTACTACTTCAGCGTCATCCGCGCCATCTGGTGGATGGCCGCGGAAGATGAAAAAGCCATCGTGCTTCCGAAAGCCACCAAGATCTGTGTCGCCACGCTGTCCCTCGCGGTGCTCGTGCTGGGTGTGTTCCCGCAGCCCATCTGGGCATTGCTCAGGTGA
- a CDS encoding DUF3313 family protein, with protein MKPTTLAKTAVPVLLALGLASCGPPPVIVRTEPTRFLQSTGTDMTQRIQRLPFEHSWRDPKVDITKYKNIVVRPVTTSYLKTEKWEESKSTAIPNKRGYTRQTRDLARYWTKSLNKSFSSPVCMFYKTSDTGAANTLILEVALTEVRFGQPVPEAVTTAPLPTGIVSAVATGLPVCAFEARVRDASTGRLVSTAADRRGPDIAVMDDGKGGLAKPNQKICDEWSDQLMKSSNLELFPKVRRKWFSWF; from the coding sequence ATGAAACCCACCACCCTAGCCAAGACCGCAGTTCCTGTCCTCCTCGCACTCGGCCTCGCAAGTTGTGGCCCGCCTCCCGTCATCGTCCGAACCGAACCGACCAGATTTCTGCAAAGCACGGGCACGGACATGACTCAGCGCATCCAGCGCCTGCCCTTCGAACATTCATGGCGTGATCCCAAGGTGGATATCACGAAATACAAGAACATCGTCGTCCGCCCGGTAACCACTTCTTATCTCAAGACCGAAAAATGGGAAGAGAGCAAAAGCACCGCCATCCCTAACAAACGGGGCTATACCCGCCAAACCCGGGATCTCGCCCGCTACTGGACCAAGTCGCTGAACAAGTCGTTCTCCTCGCCCGTTTGCATGTTCTATAAAACAAGCGACACCGGAGCGGCCAACACCCTCATCCTGGAAGTGGCTCTTACCGAAGTTCGTTTCGGCCAACCGGTTCCCGAAGCTGTCACCACCGCACCGCTGCCCACCGGAATCGTCAGCGCGGTCGCCACCGGCCTCCCTGTCTGCGCCTTCGAGGCACGCGTCCGGGACGCGTCCACCGGCAGGCTCGTCTCCACCGCCGCCGACCGCCGCGGACCGGACATCGCTGTCATGGACGACGGAAAAGGAGGCCTCGCAAAACCGAACCAGAAAATCTGCGACGAGTGGTCGGACCAGCTCATGAAGTCGTCCAATCTGGAGCTTTTTCCGAAGGTGAGGAGGAAGTGGTTCAGCTGGTTTTGA